In one window of Scyliorhinus canicula chromosome 17, sScyCan1.1, whole genome shotgun sequence DNA:
- the LOC119952183 gene encoding zinc finger protein 135-like, which yields MEKLWKCGDCGKEFRFPSKLETHRRSHTGSKPFSCSVCGKGFSVSSSLQRHQRVHTGERPFTCTVCGKGFTQLPNLQTHQRVHNGERPFTCSDCGKGFSTSAQLQIHQRVHTGERPFTCTTCGQRFTQLSSLLQHNVTHTNERPFKCSDCGCSFKSSQVLMEHQRIHTEERPFSCSHCTKRFRTSSTLRAHQRIHTGERPFTCTDCGKGFSTSSQLQIHQRVHTGERPFTCSICGQRFAQLPNLLQHQVTHTNERPFKCSDCGRCFKSSHVLMVHQRTHTEERPFSCSHCTKRFRTSSTLRAHQHVHTGEKPFTCLVCTKGFKSSASLRAHQQVHK from the coding sequence atggagaaactgtggaaatgtggggattgtggaaaggaatttaggttcccatccaagctggaaactcatcgacgcagccaCACTGGGTCAAAGCCATTTagctgttctgtgtgtgggaagggattcagtgtttcatccagcctgcagagacaccagcgagttcacactggggagaggccgttcacctgcactgtgtgtgggaaaggattcactcagttacccaatctacagacacaccagcgagttcataatggggagaggccgttcacttgctctgactgtgggaaggggttcagtACTTCAGCCCAACTACAgatacaccaacgagttcacactggggagagaccattcacctgcaccACGTGTGGGCAAcgatttactcagttatccagcctgctgcaacacaatgtcactcacaccaatgagagaccctttaaatgttctgactgcgGGTGCAGCTTCAAAAGCTCTCAGGTTCTGATggaacaccagcgcattcacaccgaGGAGAGACCTTTCAGCTGCTCACACTGCACAAAGAGGTTTAGAACATCATCCACGCTGCGGGCACACCAGCGaatccacactggggagaggccattcacctgcactgactgtggaaagggattcagtaCTTCATCCCAactgcagatacaccagcgagttcacactggggagaggccattcacctgctctatatGTGGCCAACGATTTGCTCAGTTACCCAACTTGCTGCAACACCAAgtcactcacaccaatgagagaccctttaagTGTTCTGACTGTGGGAGGTGCTTCAAAAGCTCTCATGTACTGATGGTccaccagcgcactcacactgaggagagaccgttcagctgctctcactgcacaaagaggtTTAGAACATCATCGACCCTGCGGGCACACCAGcacgttcacaccggggagaagccgttcacctgcttggTGTGTACGAAGGGATTCAAAAGTTCAGCGAGTCTGCGggcacaccagcaagttcacaagtGA